The genomic window CCGCACCCGACAGCGACAACCATCGCCAGGACCTCCACCGCAGGCTGGGCGAACACCTGGTCGCCCTGTATCTGGCAGGGATGATCACCCTCGACGGGCCCGACACGACCCTGGCGGACTTCTTCGCCCACTGCTCCGCCGAGACCGCCGCCGACCTCGCCTCCTCCGTCGCCCGCACCCTCCGCAGCGGTGACGGCCTGCCGCCCCAGACGCTGCAGCGGATTCAACGCTGGTGGACGTGGCGCCTGGAGGCCGCCGTTGGCACCCCGCGCCCGGCTACGGCAACCGGCCGCCGCAACGATGACGTCGCGATGCTCCTCGGCGCGCTGCTGACCAGCGACGCCTTCACCATGGCCTGGCGCCTGGAGCAGCTGCAGGCCGCCTTCACAGTACGGGGCGACCTGGGCGGAGACCTGAGGGTCTTCTCCTTCCTGGCCGAACTCGCCGGAACAGACCCCGGTCCGGCCCTGGACCTGCTCGCTGCGTGGGTGCACACCCTTGACCAGCACACCTGGGTGCCGCAGGCCCGCGAGAACGAGATCCGCCTGGTCCTGCTGGCGGGACGACGCTCGGCAGCCCACCGCGACACCGCCGGCGAGATCATCAACCGCTTCGCCTACCGCGGATACCTGCAGTTCTCGCCCCTGCTCAACGACGCCGCCAACTGACCTCCTGCGAGGCACCCCGCCGTCGCACTGGAGGAGAGCAAGCACAGCGTGACCCTCAACCTCAGCGTTCATGCCTTTCCAACGAACGCCGGCCGTGGTGTCCTATCCCCGTGTTCTTGGATCTCGGAGCAGGGCAGGACGTCGTTAGGGCCTGCATGCGAGCGTCACGTGGGGGCGTCCCAGAGCACCTCATCGTAGTGCGGCGAGACCTCGGACAGGTAGGACGCCCGCGCAGCGGCGAGCACGTTTCACACGCCACTGGCATCCATCGGCGAGTCCATTTTGCCCGTCAGTTCCATCTCATGCCGATCACGGTCAGTTCCTCGACCCGCTCGGGCGCGAGGCCGCTCTTGCGTGCCCGGGAGTTGGCGATGAACACGCCGAGTGCGTGCTCGGTACCGCCGATGTTCTCGATGTGCGATCGGGGTACGTTCAGGTGTCCTTCGCGTTGCGCGTATTGGCGTGCGGCCGTGAGGTTGTCGGCCCACATCTCGGCCCGGCTGCGCCGCGGCACAGGCGTCCGAACAGCAGCCGGCTCCGGTTCGTCGAGCGGTCCGAGGCCGAGGATCTCGGTGAGCAGCCACTGCTGCGGAGGAGCCAGCGTGTCCCACTCGGCGCGCTGGACGCGGGCCCAGCGTCCGATGTCCTCGCCCTGGACGATGAGCAGGCCGTCCTCCTCGGGCAGGAACCCGCCACCGGCGAGGTGGGTGCGAGCGAGGTGGAAGCAGCGTTGCCATGCGATTGGCCACACGGGGCACCATGCCGGGTAGATATCGTCCAGCCTTCGACGCCGTTCCGCACTCAGGGCACCTGCTGCCGCACCGTCCGCCCGTCCCTCCTCTTGGGACCGGGCAGGGCGCCGGGCGGCGGCGCGCTGGTTCTTGAGCCAGATGCCGAGCGGGTAGCCCTGCCAGGTGGCTTCGGTGGGAGGCAGAAGGTGCCCGTGCTCGGCGGCCCACCCGCGTGCCGCGGCCAGTCCTTCGTCGAAGGCCACCGCGTGGTGGGACCAGATCATCGAGAGCTCGTCGAGCTGCCGCACCCTTTCCTCGGCGAGGTCCCCGCGCTGGTGCGCGTGCCGCTGCCGGCCGATCCATGCCCCGAGGGGGAATCCATCGGGCGCCGTGTGCCCGATGGGAACGTTCAGGTGCCCATGGTCTTCGTAGTAGGCAAGTGCGGCCTGCAGCCCGCGGCGCCAGTATTCGCCTTCAGGCTTGAGGACCCGCGCGGTGATGAACGCCGCCAGTCTCACCGGATCCCGCGGTGTGGAGAAGGTCAGCAGCCCTTGAGCCGGCCCGCTGACCCCTCCTTCACCGTCCGCCGCCATCGCGGTTCCACCGGCGGTCGGACGACTGGGAGCCTGAGGGACAGCGAGCTGCTCGACGGCCTCGGTGTCGTGTGCGCGCAGCGCGGTCAGCACCTTGGCCAGGTCGGTATAGGCCCTGGAGACAAGCATCTCGTCCGGTTCCTCACCCGGCCCGAGGAACACCGGCACGACCAAGGATGCTGTCTTGCCCTCCCCGGGCTGCATCCGCAGCGCCCGCCCCACGGCCTGAACGACATCGGGCGTGGACCCCCGGACATCGGCGAAGACGACGGCATCGCAGTTCTTGGTATCGACGCCCTCGCCGAGCACACGTGCCGACGACAGCACACAGCGCTCCATCACCGTCTCGTCCACGATCCCCGTCGAGAACTCCTCAAGCACCTGGCGCCGGTGCACCGTCTTATGCTCCCCGCACAACCAGTCGGCCCACACCAGCCCCGGCTCCGTATATACCTCCTGATCGCTCTCCCACAGCGCCTTCGCAACCCGACCCAGCCCGCTCGCGAAAGCCTCCGCTTCGCTGGTGCGATGGTGAAAGGTCAAGATCCTGCGCAGCCGGTGTTCCGCTCCGGTCTTCAGCACAGCCGTCTGCAGCGCCGCCAGCCGCACTCCGCGCACCGCATCCGTCCGGGCCTGCTCACCGACCAGCTGCGCGGCTTGGACCTGGGGGTCGGCGATGTCCACACACACCACCTGGTACTGCGCGATCAGGCCCCGCTCGATCGCCTGCGACATCGTCAGCCGGTACACCACCGGCCCGAAAACCGCCGCATCGTCCATCGACGCCACCAACCGCGCGGGGGCGGCCCCCCGCCCCCCACCATCCGTAAGCTCTTCCGCCGGCACCTCCCACAACCGCGGAGTCGCCGTCATATACAGACGTCGCACCGCCGGCACCCGGCCATTGTCATGAACAGCCGCCCACGGCTTACCCAGCGCACCCGACGTCCGATGCGCCTCATCCACCACCACCAGATCCCACCGGCCGACCCCGGCCGCATGCGCCCGCTCGACAACCCCGAGCCCCACCGCCGCATACGTGGCGAACACCGTGCACCGGTCCGCATCCCTGAGCCACCCGGCCAACTGGGCCGCATCAGTCGAGCACGGAACCCCGAGCCCGGCGCCCTCCCGCTGCGAGCACACGCCGAACATCTGCCCGCCACGGCCGCCCGCCCGCCACATGTCCAGCATCTGCCCCAGCAGATCAAGAGTGGGCACCAGCACCAGCACCCGCCGGGCACGCAACCGCCGTGCCCCCTCGACCGCGATAAGGCTCTTGCCCGTTCCCGTGGCAGCGATGACCTGAGCGCGCAGCCCGCCCTCCGAGAGCACAGGACTCGCCGGCTGAGCCAGCGCGCGCACTACCGCGTCCACCGCCTCGACCTGATGAGGA from Streptomyces sp. NBC_01198 includes these protein-coding regions:
- a CDS encoding DEAD/DEAH box helicase; this translates as MARQRPRPHQVEAVDAVVRALAQPASPVLSEGGLRAQVIAATGTGKSLIAVEGARRLRARRVLVLVPTLDLLGQMLDMWRAGGRGGQMFGVCSQREGAGLGVPCSTDAAQLAGWLRDADRCTVFATYAAVGLGVVERAHAAGVGRWDLVVVDEAHRTSGALGKPWAAVHDNGRVPAVRRLYMTATPRLWEVPAEELTDGGGRGAAPARLVASMDDAAVFGPVVYRLTMSQAIERGLIAQYQVVCVDIADPQVQAAQLVGEQARTDAVRGVRLAALQTAVLKTGAEHRLRRILTFHHRTSEAEAFASGLGRVAKALWESDQEVYTEPGLVWADWLCGEHKTVHRRQVLEEFSTGIVDETVMERCVLSSARVLGEGVDTKNCDAVVFADVRGSTPDVVQAVGRALRMQPGEGKTASLVVPVFLGPGEEPDEMLVSRAYTDLAKVLTALRAHDTEAVEQLAVPQAPSRPTAGGTAMAADGEGGVSGPAQGLLTFSTPRDPVRLAAFITARVLKPEGEYWRRGLQAALAYYEDHGHLNVPIGHTAPDGFPLGAWIGRQRHAHQRGDLAEERVRQLDELSMIWSHHAVAFDEGLAAARGWAAEHGHLLPPTEATWQGYPLGIWLKNQRAAARRPARSQEEGRADGAAAGALSAERRRRLDDIYPAWCPVWPIAWQRCFHLARTHLAGGGFLPEEDGLLIVQGEDIGRWARVQRAEWDTLAPPQQWLLTEILGLGPLDEPEPAAVRTPVPRRSRAEMWADNLTAARQYAQREGHLNVPRSHIENIGGTEHALGVFIANSRARKSGLAPERVEELTVIGMRWN